The Glandiceps talaboti chromosome 1, keGlaTala1.1, whole genome shotgun sequence genome has a segment encoding these proteins:
- the LOC144439003 gene encoding uncharacterized protein LOC144439003, which yields MKRIQLETLIEGVLAKGSQLTYFYTNEIWLGDQLSNGGQSKVCEATVLIGGEEVEAVVKVVKDDEELEYAMQEVELLTECQEVLDSVVKIIGVTVVTDEDENGRRTYRLGIVLEKGDHDLATHIQNYTSTDSLVTLLELFYSIVESVYALHKHGIAHRDLKLENIIVQGGDLKIVDLGLATKTEKHYDAELNIVCGTKGYDAPEICLGEMDGEVIYDPKSVDFYSLGIMLFTLLLDRTKYNMKKCQKGISQATKRLHADLVIDRCVRGKLLCGDCDEALDIIRDLIEPDPCRRLTNARVLLSRVRKIIKLFKDDWCFEMEVERICMPISSRRRSGKENELASKPLKIAIDSKQGRAKRLQERNRAPRSPRSPRSPRPPKSPRSPRDGGKTTRKFIFLDDFRHGHRQGRHVGTCNWG from the exons ATGAAAAGAATACAGCTAGAAACTCTTATAGAGGGTGTCCTAGCTAAG GGTAGTCAACTTACCTATTTCTATACTAACGAAATATGGCTTGGCGATCAACTTAGTAATGGTGGGCAGAGTAAGGTGTGTGAAGCCACAGTGCTTATTGGAGGAGAGGAAGTGGAAGCTGTTGTTAAGGTTGTGAAAGATGATGAGGAACTAGAATATGCTATGCAGGAAGTTGAGTTATTGAC tgaATGTCAAGAAGTTTTAGACAGTGTTGTGAAGATCATTGGTGTGACAGTAGTGACAGATGAGGATGAGAATGGAAGACGTACTTACAGATTGGGGATAGTGTTGGAGAAGGGAGACCATGACTTGGCCACACATATACAGAACTACACTAGCACAGATTCACTTGTCACATTATTGGAACTTTTCTATTCCATAGTGGAATCAGTGTATGCACTTCATAAGCATGGCATCGCACACCGTGACCTCAAGTTAGAGAATATTATTGTACAA GGAGGAGATTTAAAAATAGTTGATTTAGGTTTGGCCACAAAGACAGAAAAACACTATGATGCCGAGTTGAATATTGTCTGTGGCACAAAAGGTTATGATGCACCAGAAATTTGTCTTGGTGAAATGGATGGTGAAGTAATATATGATCCGAAGTCTGTGGATTTCTACAGTTTAGGAATTATGTTATTCACCTTG CTTTTGGATAGAACCAAGTACAACATGAAGAAGTGCCAGAAGGGGATATCACAGGCTACAAAACGTCTCCATGCTGATTTAGTGATTGATCGATGTGTGCGTGGAAAATTACTGTGTGGTGACTGTGATGAAGCTCTTGATATCATCAG AGATTTAATAGAACCAGATCCTTGTAGAAGATTAACCAATGCCAGAGTTCTTCTTAGTAGAGTAAGGAAGATTATAAAGCTGTTTAAGGATG ATTGGTGTTTTGAGATGGAGGTTGAAAGAATATGTATGCCTATTTCAAGTAGGAGAAGAAGTGGAAAGGAAAATGAACTTGCTAGCAAG CCCTTGAAGATAGCCATTGACAGTAAACAAGGCAGGGCAAAGAGACTGCAAGAAAGGAACAGAGCTCCTAGATCACCAAGATCACCGAGGTCACCGAGACCTCCAAAGTCTCCAAGATCTCCAAGGGATGGTGGCAAAACTACCAGAAAATTCATCTTTCTTGATGATTTTCGCCATGGACATAGGCAAGGAAGACATGTTGGGACGTGCAATTGGGGCTAA